A genomic region of Cannabis sativa cultivar Pink pepper isolate KNU-18-1 chromosome 1, ASM2916894v1, whole genome shotgun sequence contains the following coding sequences:
- the LOC115705168 gene encoding delta-1-pyrroline-5-carboxylate synthase has protein sequence MDRSRAFVKDVKRLIIKVGTAVVTRADGRLALGRLGALCEQIKELNSQGYEVILVTSGAVGLGRQRLRYRKLVNSSFADLQKPQGEIDGKACAAVGQNSLMALYDTLFLQLDVTSAQLLVTDHDFRDKDFRKQLSETVNSLIALRVVPILNENDAVSTRRAPYEDSSGIFWDNDSLSALLALELKADLLVLLSDVEGLYSGPPSDPKSKLIDTYVKEKHQDEITFGDKSRVGRGGMTAKVKAAVNAAYAGIPVIITSGYAPENLIKVLQGQRIGTLFHQDARSLVPLKEVDARQMAVAARESSRRLQALSSEERKKILLDVADALEANQELIKAENELDISEAQLAGYEKPLVARLGLSAAKIKTLAKNMRAIANMEDPIGRVLKRTEIADGLVLEKTSSPLGVLLIVFESRPDALVQIASLAIRSGNGLILKGGKEAKRSNAILHKVITEAIPDNVGGKLIGLVTSREEIPDLLKLDDVIDLVIPRGSNKLVSQITSSTKIPVLGHADGICHVYIDKSANMDMAKQIVLDAKLDYPAACNAMETLLVHKDLAQTGSFNELIVDLRTEGVTLFGGPRASYLLNIPEARSFHHEYSSLACTIEFVDDVYTAIDHIHKHGSAHTDCIVTEDSKVAEVFLHQVDSAAVFHNASTRFCDGSRFGLGAEVGISTSRIHARGPVGVEGLLTTRWILKGNGQVVNGDKAISYTFKDLSIES, from the exons ATGGATCGTTCTCGAGCTTTCGTCAAAGACGTCAAACGTCTCATCATCAAG gttGGAACCGCGGTTGTCACTCGAGCTGATGGAAGATTGGCGCTTGGAAGACTAGGTGCCCTTTGTGAACAg ATTAAAGAGCTGAATTCTCAAGGGTATGAAGTCATTTTGGTGACATCAGGTGCTGTTGGTCTTGGTCGTCAAAGACTTAGATACAGGAAATTGGTTAACAGCAG TTTCGCTGATCTCCAAAAACCACAAGGTGAAATTGATGGGAAGGCCTGTGCTGCGGTTGGACAAAATAGTCTTATGGCTCTGTATGACACATTGTTTCTTCAG CTTGATGTGACATCAGCCCAGCTTCTTGTAACAGATCATGATTTTAGGGATAAAGATTTCAGAAAGCAACTGAGTGAAACTGTGAATTCGCTGATTGCTCTAAGGGTTGTTCCGATTCTTAATGAAAATGATGCAGTCAGTACCAGAAGAGCTCCATATGAG GATTCCTCTGGGATTTTTTGGGATAATGATAGTTTGTCAGCTCTTCTGGCTTTAGAATTGAAGGCTGATCTCCTTGTATTATTGAGTGATGTGGAGGGACTTTATAGTGGCCCTCCGAGTGATCCAAAATCAAAGCTTATCGATACATACGTTAAAGAAAAACATCaagatgaaattacttttggAGACAAATCTCGAGTAGGAAGAGGAGGTATGACTGCAAAAGTAAAAGCAGCTGTCAATGCAGCTTATGCTGGAATTCCAGTTATTATCACCAG TGGATATGCTCCTGAAAACCTTATTAaagtcctccaagggcagcgaATTGGTACCCTCTTTCACCAGGATGCCCGTTCATTAGTCCCTCTCAAAGAAGTTGATGCACGTCAGATGGCAGTTGCTGCCAGGGAAAGTTCAAGACGCCTTCAG GCCTTATCTTcagaagaaaggaaaaaaatttTGCTCGACGTAGCTGATGCCTTGGAGGCTAATCAAGAGCTCATTAAGGCTGAAAATGAACTTGATATTTCTGAAGCACAGCTGGCAGGATATGAAAAACCCTTGGTAGCTCGGCTGGGTTTGAGTGCAGCAAAG ATTAAAACCCTTGCAAAAAATATGCGTGCTATTGCAAACATGGAAGATCCAATTGGTCGCGTTTTGAAGAGAACTGAG ATTGCAGATGGTCTTGTACTAGAGAAAACATCCAGTCCCCTGGGAGTTCTCCTAATTGTTTTCGAGTCTCGTCCTGATGCACTAGTACAG ATTGCTTCACTAGCAATCCGTAGTGGGAATGGACTTATTTTGAAAGGTGGAAAGGAGGCAAAGCGATCCAATGCTATTCTGCACAAG GTTATTACCGAAGCTATTCCAGATAATGTTGGCGGAAAACTTATCGGACTTGTGACGTCAAGAGAAGAGATTCCTGATCTACTTAAG cTTGACGATGTGATAGATCTAGTGATCCCAAGAGGCAGCAATAAGCTGGTATCCCAAATAACAAGCTCAACCAAGATTCCTGTCCTGGGTCATGCTG ATGGAATCTGCCATGTTTATATTGATAAATCTGCAAACATGGATATGGCAAAGCAAATTGTCCTGGATGCAAAACTGGACTATCCGGCAGCTTGTAATGCCATG GAAACTCTCCTTGTTCACAAGGATCTGGCACAAACAGGTTCTTTTAATGAGCTTATTGTTGACCTTCGCACTGAAG GTGTTACTTTATTTGGCGGGCCTAGGGCAAGTTACTTGCTGAACATTCCTGAGGCACGTTCATTTCATCATGAGTACAGTTCACTGGCTTGCACTATTGAGTTTGTGGATGATGTCTACACAGCCATTGATCACATACATAAGCATGGAAG TGCACATACTGATTGCATAGTTACGGAAGATTCAAAAGTTGCGGAAGTTTTTCTACACCAAGTTGACAG TGCTGCTGTCTTCCACAATGCAAGCACAAGATTTTGTGATGGCTCACGATTTGGATTGGGCGCAGAG GTTGGAATAAGCACAAGTCGAATTCATGCTCGTGGTCCAGTAGGAGTAGAAGGCTTGTTAACAACCCGATG GATCCTAAAAGGAAATGGGCAAGTGGTAAATGGTGACAAAGCGATTTCATACACCTTCAAGGATCTGTCAATTGAATCCTAA